One genomic window of Punica granatum isolate Tunisia-2019 chromosome 1, ASM765513v2, whole genome shotgun sequence includes the following:
- the LOC116196780 gene encoding 14 kDa proline-rich protein DC2.15-like, giving the protein MESSSKTSSLALFLTLNLLFFALANGCNTCPQPRPNPNPNPNWAPKASCPRDALKLGVCAKVLNAPVNAVIGSPPDLPCCSLLEGLLDLEVAACLCTAIKANILGINLNIPISLSLLLNTCGKRAPSDFQCA; this is encoded by the coding sequence ATGGAGTCCTCATCCAAGACATCTTCATTGGCACTCTTCCTCACACTCAACCTCCTCTTCTTTGCCCTAGCCAACGGCTGCAACACGTGCCCTCAGCCCAGGCCGAACCCAAACCCCAATCCAAACTGGGCCCCAAAGGCAAGCTGCCCAAGGGATGCCCTCAAGCTCGGAGTGTGCGCGAAGGTCCTCAACGCGCCTGTCAATGCTGTCATCGGGAGCCCGCCCGACTTGCCCTGCTGCTCCCTCCTTGAGGGGCTTTTAGATCTCGAGGTGGCAGCGTGCCTTTGCACTGCGATTAAGGCTAACATTTTGGGGATTAACCTTAACATTCCCATCTCACTGAGCTTGCTCCTTAACACTTGCGGCAAGAGGGCCCCCTCTGACTTCCAATGTGCTTAG
- the LOC116206764 gene encoding putative lipid-binding protein AIR1B, producing the protein MAAKSTTMLALFLSFNLLIFSLSTAQPQSPDRCLSSDDIIFCQDVSVTDKRCCKLLEGLNDLEAISCLFAAATAGAVNPKPLHQGIELPWDYIDRILIDCGRRIVPSIGRCSRKLLMP; encoded by the coding sequence atGGCTGCAAAGAGCACGACGATGCTTGCCCTCTTCCTGTCGTTTAACCTCCTCATCTTTTCCCTATCTACTGCACAGCCACAGTCCCCGGACCGTTGCCTCAGTTCGGACGACATAATATTTTGCCAAGATGTATCTGTCACAGACAAGCGTTGCTGCAAGCTCCTGGAGGGGCTCAACGACCTAGAGGCCATATCCTGCCTCTTCGCTGCGGCAACTGCAGGTGCGGTCAATCCCAAGCCCCTGCACCAGGGCATTGAACTCCCCTGGGATTATATTGACCGTATCCTCATCGACTGCGGAAGGAGGATTGTCCCTTCTATTGGCCGGTGTTCTCGTAAACTATTGATGCCTTGA